One genomic region from Anticarsia gemmatalis isolate Benzon Research Colony breed Stoneville strain chromosome 7, ilAntGemm2 primary, whole genome shotgun sequence encodes:
- the Bcat gene encoding branched chain amino acid transaminase: MPIRRSKVLVKWIFENQHKLQTVRSCSSSLRYKELEENAAQAQPEHVAPPMSAPADKPRPQITPEISFKYEDLQVRLAAPYQLTPKPEAVDLGFGKYFTDHMMKINYFKQLGGWQKPEIMPFENLSIHPAAKALHYAIQLFEGLKAYRGVDDKIRVFRPDLNMERMNLAAARSGLPTFDGEELIKCISRLVQIDQEWVPHSETSTLYIRPTLIGTEPTFGIMAPESALLFVILSPVSAYYKTGGDGAVSIYADPAVVRAFPGGVGNRKVGSNYGPTIEATARAAKLGHHQVLWLFGPNHELTEVGAMNIFMVYINDQGDKQLSTPPLNGLILPGVTRRSIIELASQWEDLTVKEEVITMDRVIELNKKGRLLEMFGAGTAVVISPISRVGFLEHEIDVPTMKQAQPVFQRVKDTLLAIQYGHIEHPYAKVIS, encoded by the exons atgcCTATTCGTCGTAGCAAG GTATTGGTAAAATGGATCTTCGAAAACCAGCACAAGCTGCAGACAGTTCGTTCTTGTAGTTCTTCGTTACGTTACAAGGAGTTAGAAGAAAATGCGGCGCAAGCGCAGCCCGAGCACGTGGCCCCCCCTATGAGCGCGCCCGCTGACAAACCACGCCCACAAATTACGCCGGAAATCTCGTTCAAG taCGAAGATTTGCAAGTGAGGCTCGCAGCCCCCTATCAATTAACACCAAAGCCTGAGGCAGTAGATCTTGGGTTCGGCAAATACTTCACTGACCACATGATGAAGATAAATTACTTCAAACAACTAGGAGGATGGCAGAAACCTGAAATTATGCCTTTCGAGAACTTAAGCATACATCCTGCTGCAAAAGCTCTACATTATGCTATACAG ttGTTTGAAGGACTAAAAGCGTACAGGGGGGTCGATGATAAGATACGCGTGTTCCGGCCTGACTTGAATATGGAGAGAATGAATTTAGCAGCGGCAAGGTCGGGGCTGCCGACCTTTGATGGAGAAGAACTTATCAAATGTATATCGAGACTAGTGCAAATAGATCAAGAATGGGTCCCGCATTCGGAAACCTCCACGTTGTACATACGACCTACGTTAATAGGCACTGAG cccACATTTGGTATAATGGCACCCGAGTCGGCTCTACTGTTCGTGATCCTGAGTCCAGTGAGCGCATACTACAAGACTGGCGGCGACGGAGCCGTGTCCATATACGCCGACCCGGCTGTCGTGCGCGCCTTCCCCGGAGGGGTGGGCAATAGGAAAGTCGGATCCAATTACGGCCCAACGATAG AGGCCACAGCGCGAGCGGCTAAACTAGGTCATCACCAAGTATTGTGGCTGTTCGGCCCCAACCACGAGCTCACTGAGGTCGGCGCCATGAACATCTTCATGGTCTACATCAACGATCAAGGAG ACAAACAGTTGAGTACTCCGCCGTTGAACGGGCTTATCTTGCCCGGAGTGACGCGCCGCTCCATCATCGAGCTCGCGAGCCAGTGGGAAGACCTGACTGTCAAGGAGGAGGTTATAACCATGGATAGAGTCATTGAATTGAACAAGAAAGGACGA CTATTGGAGATGTTCGGAGCGGGCACGGCGGTAGTAATTAGTCCCATAAGCAGGGTCGGGTTCCTGGAGCACGAGATCGATGTGCCGACCATGAAGCAAGCGCAGCCAGTATTCCAGAGAGTGAAGGACACGCTGTTAGCGATACAGTACGGACACATAGAGCACCCGTACGCGAAAGTTATATCATAG
- the LOC142974129 gene encoding succinate dehydrogenase assembly factor 2-B, mitochondrial-like: MSAMFRSIRPLCATVNLARNPTVAALMSDTSKPVDTTFLEIPTYNVDKPQTLDTRKARLHYQSRKRGMLENGLLLSTFAKKYLDGFNEEQTIMYDRLINSPSNDWDIFYWMIEKQPTPKEFDNEIMSMLKKHAKNEDRASLRQPDLF, translated from the exons ATGTCCGCAATGTTCCGATCTATTAGACCACTTTGCGCT aCAGTGAACCTGGCACGCAACCCGACTGTTGCTGCTCTTATGAGTGACACCTCTAAACCCGTGGACACTACATTCCTGgaaatacctacttacaatgTCGACAAGCCACAAACCCTGGACACTAGGAAGGCTAG gcTTCATTACCAATCACGCAAACGTGGCATGTTGGAGAATGGCCTGTTACTGAGCACTTTCGCCAAGAAATACTTGGATGGATTCAACGAAGAGCAGACCATTATGTACGATCGTCTCATCAACTCGCCAAGCAACGATTGGGATATCTTCTACTGGATGATTGAGAAGCAGCCCACGCCCAAGGAGTTTGACAATGAAATTATGTCTATGCTCAAGAAACACGCTAAAAATGAAGACAGAGCTTCCCTTCGCCAACCTGACCTATTCTAA
- the LOC142974196 gene encoding cytoplasmic dynein 2 heavy chain 1-like has translation MAPVRDFVFNTIEHYYTKSDLKLDVKSEEALSDFINNPQALILQSFVKNGEVLLYSKIQDDKNKSIVFYKTSAQELLREDSLNNINILTLSCNAAESLYQIWRQIYTPLLAVGNDLYSSKLQKNLSELESNLRILAHGVGNTNVNVILSIEDELEYWRTVGEKRDASKKEREAASNFCELFEDVLEEIRLIQSGTMTEIRESAENIGGILDDVWRAATMPYKQDRMVHIFDVIGYTICNTIQNAFSDINLWKVQGEGKDSELLNLLSDSLKVIQTWNSACESLTDTYWPNYALHAWNGKPYVPPFCLSFQTRLTQIYDIRSIHSQLNKLLSTNERAELQTNLLFAPFENINIWMHNGPNATWDAALSKFSVSLRPSETKVAEKLKPRLHNISTKQVKYNHRNKGINGEPS, from the exons ATGGCACCAGTTCGCGATTTTGTTTTTAACACAATTG AACACTATTACACTAAATCTGACTTAAAGTTAGATGTTAAATCAGAAGAAGCCTTATCTGATTTCATCAACAATCCTCAAGCACTTATTTTGCAAAGTTTTGTGAAAAATGGAGAAGTACTTCTTTATTCTAAA ATACAAGATGACAAAAACAAAtctattgttttttacaaaacttcTGCTCAAGAATTGTTAAGAGAAGACtctttaaacaatataaatatattaactctGTCTTGCAATGCAGCTGAATCCCTCTATCAGATTTGGAGGCAGATCTACACTCCACTATTAGCTGTG GGGAATGATTTGTACTCTAGCAAACTTCAGAAGAATCTCTCAGAATTGGAATCCAACTTGAGGATATTAGCCCATGGTGTTGGAAACACCAATGTCAATG TGATATTGTCTATAGAAGATGAACTGGAATATTGGAGAACTGTTGGGGAGAAAAGAGATGCTTCGAAAAAAGAAAGGGAAGCAGCGTCTAATTTCTGCGAACTTTTTGAGGATGTCTTAGAAGAAATAAG gctGATACAATCCGGTACGATGACGGAAATAAGAGAATCAGCTGAGAACATTGGTGGGATTCTTGATGATGTATGGCGTGCTGCCACCATGCCTTACAAGCAGGACCGAATGGTTCATATCTTCGATGTTATTG GCTATACCATATGCAACACCATTCAAAACGCATTCTCTGATATCAACTTATGGAAAGTTCAAGGAGAAGGCAAGGACAGTGAGCTGTTAAACTTATTGTCAGATAGTTTGAAAGTGATCCAGACATGGAACAGCGCTTGTGAGTCGTTGACTGACACTTACTGGCCAAACTACGCGCTGCACGCGTGGAACGGCAAGCCCTATGTACCACCGTTCTGTTTGAGCTTTCAAACTAGGCTTACACAG ATTTACGATATCAGATCAATTCATAGTCAACTCAATAAGTTGTTATCTACTAACGAAAGAGCAGAGCTCCAGACTAACCTGTTGTTTGCTCCATTTGAAA ATATCAACATTTGGATGCACAATGGTCCCAACGCTACTTGGGACGCGGCTCTGTCCAAGTTTTCAGTAAGTCTGCGACCATCTGAAACAAAAGTTGCTGAAAAACTGAAACCTAGACTGCACAACATATCAACTAAGCAGGTAAAGTATAATCACAGAAATAAAGGTATTAATGGAGAACCCTCTTAA